In the genome of Drosophila pseudoobscura strain MV-25-SWS-2005 chromosome 3, UCI_Dpse_MV25, whole genome shotgun sequence, one region contains:
- the dpr12 gene encoding zwei Ig domain protein zig-8 isoform X1 has protein sequence MLPPRLLLRLRRPMHLMELRILLLCLPTLLLATTLEPDQKSVLTDNDWKKLWMRGGISGDSKLDNSLDSSDSPMFEDSELMAHNTTVQLGGTAFLVCKVSGVDRVGVNWNQISWIRRRDWHILSSGAQLYTNDERFAILHTPGSNMWTLQIKFVQRRDHGMYECQVSTPTGIISHFVNLQVVVPEAFILGSGELHVDMGSTINLVCIIEKSPTPPQYVYWQKNDRLINYYDARRDISIETTPGPRTQSRLIIREPQVTDSGNYTCSASNTEPASIYVFVSKGDNMAAISRRKTSSADRLAHIFRSMLAPCLLLNTVVVRRIFLT, from the exons ATGTTGCCGCCACGGCTGCTGCTCCGTCTGCGGCGGCCCATGCATCTGATGGAGCTGCGCATCCTTCTGCTCTGCCTGCCGaccctgctgctggccacaaCCCTCGAGCCAG ATCAAAAGTCCGTGCTCACAGACAACGACTGGAAGAAGCTATGGATGCGCGGCGGCATAAGCGGCGACTCCAAATTGGACAACAGTCTCGACTCCAGCGACAGTCCCATGTTCGAGGACAGCGAG CTGATGGCGCACAACACCACCGTCCAGCTGGGTGGCACCGCCTTTCTCGTCTGCAAGGTCTCCGGCGTGGATAGAGTGGGTGTAAATTGG AATCAGATCTCTTGGATCCGTCGCCGGGACTGGCACATCCTCTCGTCGGGGGCCCAGCTGTACACCAACGACGAGCGCTTCGCGATACTCCACACGCCCGGCTCCAACATGTGGACGCTGCAGATAAAGTTTGTGCAGCGGCGGGATCACGGCATGTACGAGTGTCAG GTCTCGACACCGACTGGCATCATTTCGCACTTTGTGAATCTCCAAGTGGTCGTGCCGGAGGCCTTCATCCTAGGCTCCGGCGAGCTGCACGTCGACATGGGCTCTACAATCAATTTGGTTTGCATTATTGAGAAG AGCCCCACACCACCGCAGTACGTGTACTGGCAGAAGAACGATCGGCTCATCAACTACTACGACGCCAGGCGGGACATCTCCATAGAGACCACACCGGGGCCGCGCACCCAGAGCCGGCTGATCATCCGCGAGCCCCAGGTCACCGACTCGGGCAACTACACGTGCTCGGCCAGCAACACGGAGCCGGCTAGCATCTACGTTTTCGTCTCGAAAG GCGACAATATGGCGGCCATCTCCAGGCGGAAGACCTCCTCGGCGGATCGCCTGGCGCACATATTTAGGTCGATGCTGGCGCCCTGCCTTCTGCTGAACACTGTTGTTGTGAG ACGCATCTTCCTGACCTAA
- the dpr12 gene encoding hemicentin-2 isoform X5, which produces MLPPRLLLRLRRPMHLMELRILLLCLPTLLLATTLEPDQKSVLTDNDWKKLWMRGGISGDSKLDNSLDSSDSPMFEDSEMAHNTTVQLGGTAFLVCKVSGVDRNQISWIRRRDWHILSSGAQLYTNDERFAILHTPGSNMWTLQIKFVQRRDHGMYECQVSTPTGIISHFVNLQVVVPEAFILGSGELHVDMGSTINLVCIIEKSPTPPQYVYWQKNDRLINYYDARRDISIETTPGPRTQSRLIIREPQVTDSGNYTCSASNTEPASIYVFVSKGDNMAAISRRKTSSADRLAHIFRSMLAPCLLLNTVVVRRIFLT; this is translated from the exons ATGTTGCCGCCACGGCTGCTGCTCCGTCTGCGGCGGCCCATGCATCTGATGGAGCTGCGCATCCTTCTGCTCTGCCTGCCGaccctgctgctggccacaaCCCTCGAGCCAG ATCAAAAGTCCGTGCTCACAGACAACGACTGGAAGAAGCTATGGATGCGCGGCGGCATAAGCGGCGACTCCAAATTGGACAACAGTCTCGACTCCAGCGACAGTCCCATGTTCGAGGACAGCGAG ATGGCGCACAACACCACCGTCCAGCTGGGTGGCACCGCCTTTCTCGTCTGCAAGGTCTCCGGCGTGGATAGA AATCAGATCTCTTGGATCCGTCGCCGGGACTGGCACATCCTCTCGTCGGGGGCCCAGCTGTACACCAACGACGAGCGCTTCGCGATACTCCACACGCCCGGCTCCAACATGTGGACGCTGCAGATAAAGTTTGTGCAGCGGCGGGATCACGGCATGTACGAGTGTCAG GTCTCGACACCGACTGGCATCATTTCGCACTTTGTGAATCTCCAAGTGGTCGTGCCGGAGGCCTTCATCCTAGGCTCCGGCGAGCTGCACGTCGACATGGGCTCTACAATCAATTTGGTTTGCATTATTGAGAAG AGCCCCACACCACCGCAGTACGTGTACTGGCAGAAGAACGATCGGCTCATCAACTACTACGACGCCAGGCGGGACATCTCCATAGAGACCACACCGGGGCCGCGCACCCAGAGCCGGCTGATCATCCGCGAGCCCCAGGTCACCGACTCGGGCAACTACACGTGCTCGGCCAGCAACACGGAGCCGGCTAGCATCTACGTTTTCGTCTCGAAAG GCGACAATATGGCGGCCATCTCCAGGCGGAAGACCTCCTCGGCGGATCGCCTGGCGCACATATTTAGGTCGATGCTGGCGCCCTGCCTTCTGCTGAACACTGTTGTTGTGAG ACGCATCTTCCTGACCTAA
- the dpr12 gene encoding hemicentin-2 isoform X4 — translation MLPPRLLLRLRRPMHLMELRILLLCLPTLLLATTLEPDQKSVLTDNDWKKLWMRGGISGDSKLDNSLDSSDSPMFEDSELMAHNTTVQLGGTAFLVCKVSGVDRNQISWIRRRDWHILSSGAQLYTNDERFAILHTPGSNMWTLQIKFVQRRDHGMYECQVSTPTGIISHFVNLQVVVPEAFILGSGELHVDMGSTINLVCIIEKSPTPPQYVYWQKNDRLINYYDARRDISIETTPGPRTQSRLIIREPQVTDSGNYTCSASNTEPASIYVFVSKGDNMAAISRRKTSSADRLAHIFRSMLAPCLLLNTVVVRRIFLT, via the exons ATGTTGCCGCCACGGCTGCTGCTCCGTCTGCGGCGGCCCATGCATCTGATGGAGCTGCGCATCCTTCTGCTCTGCCTGCCGaccctgctgctggccacaaCCCTCGAGCCAG ATCAAAAGTCCGTGCTCACAGACAACGACTGGAAGAAGCTATGGATGCGCGGCGGCATAAGCGGCGACTCCAAATTGGACAACAGTCTCGACTCCAGCGACAGTCCCATGTTCGAGGACAGCGAG CTGATGGCGCACAACACCACCGTCCAGCTGGGTGGCACCGCCTTTCTCGTCTGCAAGGTCTCCGGCGTGGATAGA AATCAGATCTCTTGGATCCGTCGCCGGGACTGGCACATCCTCTCGTCGGGGGCCCAGCTGTACACCAACGACGAGCGCTTCGCGATACTCCACACGCCCGGCTCCAACATGTGGACGCTGCAGATAAAGTTTGTGCAGCGGCGGGATCACGGCATGTACGAGTGTCAG GTCTCGACACCGACTGGCATCATTTCGCACTTTGTGAATCTCCAAGTGGTCGTGCCGGAGGCCTTCATCCTAGGCTCCGGCGAGCTGCACGTCGACATGGGCTCTACAATCAATTTGGTTTGCATTATTGAGAAG AGCCCCACACCACCGCAGTACGTGTACTGGCAGAAGAACGATCGGCTCATCAACTACTACGACGCCAGGCGGGACATCTCCATAGAGACCACACCGGGGCCGCGCACCCAGAGCCGGCTGATCATCCGCGAGCCCCAGGTCACCGACTCGGGCAACTACACGTGCTCGGCCAGCAACACGGAGCCGGCTAGCATCTACGTTTTCGTCTCGAAAG GCGACAATATGGCGGCCATCTCCAGGCGGAAGACCTCCTCGGCGGATCGCCTGGCGCACATATTTAGGTCGATGCTGGCGCCCTGCCTTCTGCTGAACACTGTTGTTGTGAG ACGCATCTTCCTGACCTAA
- the dpr12 gene encoding zwei Ig domain protein zig-8 isoform X3, with protein sequence MLPPRLLLRLRRPMHLMELRILLLCLPTLLLATTLEPDQKSVLTDNDWKKLWMRGGISGDSKLDNSLDSSDSPMFEDSELMAHNTTVQLGGTAFLVCKVSGVDRVGNQISWIRRRDWHILSSGAQLYTNDERFAILHTPGSNMWTLQIKFVQRRDHGMYECQVSTPTGIISHFVNLQVVVPEAFILGSGELHVDMGSTINLVCIIEKSPTPPQYVYWQKNDRLINYYDARRDISIETTPGPRTQSRLIIREPQVTDSGNYTCSASNTEPASIYVFVSKGDNMAAISRRKTSSADRLAHIFRSMLAPCLLLNTVVVRRIFLT encoded by the exons ATGTTGCCGCCACGGCTGCTGCTCCGTCTGCGGCGGCCCATGCATCTGATGGAGCTGCGCATCCTTCTGCTCTGCCTGCCGaccctgctgctggccacaaCCCTCGAGCCAG ATCAAAAGTCCGTGCTCACAGACAACGACTGGAAGAAGCTATGGATGCGCGGCGGCATAAGCGGCGACTCCAAATTGGACAACAGTCTCGACTCCAGCGACAGTCCCATGTTCGAGGACAGCGAG CTGATGGCGCACAACACCACCGTCCAGCTGGGTGGCACCGCCTTTCTCGTCTGCAAGGTCTCCGGCGTGGATAGAGTGGGT AATCAGATCTCTTGGATCCGTCGCCGGGACTGGCACATCCTCTCGTCGGGGGCCCAGCTGTACACCAACGACGAGCGCTTCGCGATACTCCACACGCCCGGCTCCAACATGTGGACGCTGCAGATAAAGTTTGTGCAGCGGCGGGATCACGGCATGTACGAGTGTCAG GTCTCGACACCGACTGGCATCATTTCGCACTTTGTGAATCTCCAAGTGGTCGTGCCGGAGGCCTTCATCCTAGGCTCCGGCGAGCTGCACGTCGACATGGGCTCTACAATCAATTTGGTTTGCATTATTGAGAAG AGCCCCACACCACCGCAGTACGTGTACTGGCAGAAGAACGATCGGCTCATCAACTACTACGACGCCAGGCGGGACATCTCCATAGAGACCACACCGGGGCCGCGCACCCAGAGCCGGCTGATCATCCGCGAGCCCCAGGTCACCGACTCGGGCAACTACACGTGCTCGGCCAGCAACACGGAGCCGGCTAGCATCTACGTTTTCGTCTCGAAAG GCGACAATATGGCGGCCATCTCCAGGCGGAAGACCTCCTCGGCGGATCGCCTGGCGCACATATTTAGGTCGATGCTGGCGCCCTGCCTTCTGCTGAACACTGTTGTTGTGAG ACGCATCTTCCTGACCTAA
- the dpr12 gene encoding zwei Ig domain protein zig-8 isoform X2: MLPPRLLLRLRRPMHLMELRILLLCLPTLLLATTLEPDQKSVLTDNDWKKLWMRGGISGDSKLDNSLDSSDSPMFEDSEMAHNTTVQLGGTAFLVCKVSGVDRVGVNWNQISWIRRRDWHILSSGAQLYTNDERFAILHTPGSNMWTLQIKFVQRRDHGMYECQVSTPTGIISHFVNLQVVVPEAFILGSGELHVDMGSTINLVCIIEKSPTPPQYVYWQKNDRLINYYDARRDISIETTPGPRTQSRLIIREPQVTDSGNYTCSASNTEPASIYVFVSKGDNMAAISRRKTSSADRLAHIFRSMLAPCLLLNTVVVRRIFLT, from the exons ATGTTGCCGCCACGGCTGCTGCTCCGTCTGCGGCGGCCCATGCATCTGATGGAGCTGCGCATCCTTCTGCTCTGCCTGCCGaccctgctgctggccacaaCCCTCGAGCCAG ATCAAAAGTCCGTGCTCACAGACAACGACTGGAAGAAGCTATGGATGCGCGGCGGCATAAGCGGCGACTCCAAATTGGACAACAGTCTCGACTCCAGCGACAGTCCCATGTTCGAGGACAGCGAG ATGGCGCACAACACCACCGTCCAGCTGGGTGGCACCGCCTTTCTCGTCTGCAAGGTCTCCGGCGTGGATAGAGTGGGTGTAAATTGG AATCAGATCTCTTGGATCCGTCGCCGGGACTGGCACATCCTCTCGTCGGGGGCCCAGCTGTACACCAACGACGAGCGCTTCGCGATACTCCACACGCCCGGCTCCAACATGTGGACGCTGCAGATAAAGTTTGTGCAGCGGCGGGATCACGGCATGTACGAGTGTCAG GTCTCGACACCGACTGGCATCATTTCGCACTTTGTGAATCTCCAAGTGGTCGTGCCGGAGGCCTTCATCCTAGGCTCCGGCGAGCTGCACGTCGACATGGGCTCTACAATCAATTTGGTTTGCATTATTGAGAAG AGCCCCACACCACCGCAGTACGTGTACTGGCAGAAGAACGATCGGCTCATCAACTACTACGACGCCAGGCGGGACATCTCCATAGAGACCACACCGGGGCCGCGCACCCAGAGCCGGCTGATCATCCGCGAGCCCCAGGTCACCGACTCGGGCAACTACACGTGCTCGGCCAGCAACACGGAGCCGGCTAGCATCTACGTTTTCGTCTCGAAAG GCGACAATATGGCGGCCATCTCCAGGCGGAAGACCTCCTCGGCGGATCGCCTGGCGCACATATTTAGGTCGATGCTGGCGCCCTGCCTTCTGCTGAACACTGTTGTTGTGAG ACGCATCTTCCTGACCTAA